The following coding sequences are from one uncultured Desulfobacter sp. window:
- the ptsP gene encoding phosphoenolpyruvate--protein phosphotransferase, protein MDNTVTDQIILRGISGSPGICIGKAYLVDREGVNLIKRYPVSPDMIANEIDRFKTAVDKAKKDHARVIDSLGDDLSENLNILETHMVLFKDKMLYGKTIDTITSDQVNAEWALRRVSRRIIRMFDQINDPYLRARGDDIIQVSDKIMHYLLGEADLRISEINKRVIIVAHDLSPADASQIQLEHIKGFATDRGGKDSHTSIVAKSLKIPSVLGLGNATVNINNDDILIVDGSAGIIIINPDEDTLFRYEDKMARFAAYRADIERDSHLPAVTADGIPINLLANIELVEEVVSAKDNKAAGIGLFRTEFLCLDLNRLPTEEQMLQKYKEVVELMHPAPVTIRTLDLNGDKFNPYIDPVEEVNPALGLRAVRFCLENEDIFITQIKAILRAAAFGNINLLIPMISCVEEIIGVKACIDKAVIALESEEKIFNKDIPLGIMIEVPSAVMMARELAGHVDFFSIGTNDLIQYSMAIDRRNRRVAHLYQALSPAVLKMIRLIVDAATENNIDLVMCGEMAGDAVNIPVLLGLGLTNLSMNAGAIPVVKKMIRSVDVSKARQDVQTIFGFQTVQEIVDFIQTEYKEFLPYRDNEE, encoded by the coding sequence ATGGATAACACCGTTACGGATCAAATCATTCTCAGGGGAATCAGCGGTTCCCCCGGTATCTGTATTGGAAAAGCGTATCTTGTTGACCGGGAAGGTGTTAATTTAATTAAGCGCTACCCGGTAAGCCCGGATATGATTGCCAATGAAATCGACCGGTTTAAGACCGCAGTGGATAAAGCTAAAAAAGACCATGCCAGGGTGATTGATTCCCTCGGGGATGATTTAAGTGAAAATTTGAACATCCTTGAAACCCATATGGTTTTGTTCAAAGATAAAATGCTGTATGGCAAAACCATTGATACCATAACCTCGGATCAGGTCAATGCGGAGTGGGCGCTTCGCCGGGTTTCCAGGCGCATCATCAGGATGTTTGATCAAATTAATGATCCGTATCTTAGGGCCAGGGGCGATGATATTATCCAGGTCTCAGACAAGATCATGCATTATCTGTTGGGCGAGGCCGATCTGCGGATCAGCGAAATCAATAAACGCGTGATTATTGTTGCCCATGACCTTTCCCCCGCTGATGCCAGCCAGATTCAGCTTGAACATATCAAAGGGTTTGCCACGGACAGGGGTGGTAAGGATTCCCATACAAGTATTGTGGCAAAATCCCTTAAAATTCCTTCGGTCCTGGGACTTGGCAATGCCACGGTAAATATCAATAATGATGACATCCTTATCGTGGACGGTTCCGCCGGGATTATTATCATTAATCCGGATGAAGACACCCTGTTCCGGTATGAAGATAAGATGGCCCGGTTTGCGGCCTACCGGGCCGACATTGAACGGGACAGTCACCTGCCCGCAGTCACCGCCGACGGTATCCCTATTAATTTGCTTGCCAATATAGAGCTTGTGGAAGAGGTGGTGTCCGCCAAGGATAATAAGGCGGCCGGCATCGGCCTGTTCAGGACGGAATTTTTATGTCTGGATTTAAACCGGTTGCCCACCGAAGAGCAAATGTTGCAAAAGTACAAGGAAGTTGTGGAACTTATGCATCCGGCTCCGGTGACCATCCGGACCCTGGATCTCAACGGGGATAAATTTAATCCGTATATAGATCCGGTGGAAGAGGTAAACCCTGCATTGGGTTTGAGGGCCGTCAGGTTTTGTCTGGAAAATGAGGATATCTTTATTACCCAGATTAAAGCCATCCTGCGGGCGGCAGCGTTTGGAAATATTAATCTGCTTATTCCGATGATTTCCTGTGTGGAGGAGATTATCGGGGTCAAAGCCTGTATTGACAAGGCTGTTATAGCCCTTGAGTCCGAAGAGAAAATTTTTAATAAAGATATTCCGTTAGGTATTATGATTGAGGTGCCCTCCGCCGTGATGATGGCCCGGGAACTTGCCGGGCACGTGGATTTTTTCAGTATCGGCACCAATGATTTGATTCAGTACTCCATGGCCATTGACCGGCGCAATCGCAGGGTGGCACATCTTTACCAGGCATTAAGCCCTGCGGTCCTGAAAATGATCCGACTGATCGTGGATGCGGCAACCGAAAACAATATTGACCTGGTGATGTGTGGTGAGATGGCAGGCGATGCCGTTAATATTCCTGTGCTGCTTGGTTTGGGTCTGACTAATTTGTCCATGAACGCCGGCGCCATCCCTGTTGTGAAGAAAATGATCCGGTCCGTGGATGTGTCAAAGGCAAGGCAGGATGTACAGACGATTTTTGGATTTCAAACGGTTCAGGAAATTGTTGATTTTATTCAAACGGAATACAAGGAGTTTTTGCCTTACAGGGACAACGAGGAATAA
- the smpB gene encoding SsrA-binding protein SmpB, which produces MNAKYTKVVATNKKARHNYHIDDEYEAGIVLAGTEVKAIREGRVSFKDSYADIKRGEVFLRQLHISPYKFAYNANHESMRTRKLLLHSYEIKKLVGKIKEQGYTLVPLKIYFKNDKIKVSLGLGKGKKLYDKRETIKQRDVKRDMDRERKKYS; this is translated from the coding sequence ATGAACGCAAAATACACAAAAGTAGTTGCCACCAATAAGAAAGCCCGGCACAATTATCACATTGATGATGAATATGAAGCCGGTATTGTGTTGGCAGGCACGGAAGTCAAGGCCATCAGGGAGGGCCGGGTCAGTTTCAAGGATTCTTACGCAGATATTAAGCGCGGAGAGGTTTTTTTGCGCCAGCTTCATATTTCTCCCTATAAGTTTGCATATAATGCCAACCATGAGTCCATGCGCACCCGCAAACTTTTGTTGCACAGTTATGAAATTAAAAAACTTGTCGGTAAAATAAAAGAACAGGGATATACCCTGGTACCCTTAAAAATTTATTTTAAAAATGACAAAATCAAGGTCTCTCTTGGGCTTGGTAAAGGTAAAAAGCTATATGACAAGAGAGAAACCATTAAGCAGCGGGATGTCAAACGGGATATGGACCGTGAAAGAAAAAAATATTCCTGA
- a CDS encoding TraX family protein, whose translation MIKLIAFITMVIDHSAIFFFPEHEFVMRSLGALSFPLFAYFITQGLKYTKDLQLYIISLVICAGVTQPLFNILFPDLHRLNDLYTLLFGLIILVLYERYGYQAFYLTLLLVLANVVSIYIFIVFAIYYLHHRPVCLLGAMTAFYLLVYYLSGAAYVLFGPAAVFLMYSRATIPLPRMIQKYFYYVAYPGHFLIIILINSIRCPATT comes from the coding sequence ATGATTAAACTGATTGCATTCATCACAATGGTGATTGACCATTCGGCCATATTCTTTTTCCCGGAACATGAATTTGTCATGCGGTCCCTGGGGGCGCTGTCTTTCCCTCTGTTTGCCTATTTCATTACCCAGGGCCTGAAATATACCAAGGATCTCCAGCTTTATATCATCTCCCTGGTGATTTGCGCCGGTGTTACCCAGCCACTGTTTAATATTTTGTTCCCGGACCTGCATAGACTCAATGATTTATATACCCTGCTTTTTGGCCTGATCATCCTTGTCTTATATGAGCGGTACGGCTACCAGGCGTTTTATTTGACCCTGCTTCTTGTGTTGGCCAACGTCGTATCAATCTATATTTTCATAGTCTTTGCTATTTATTATTTGCACCATCGGCCGGTGTGCCTCCTGGGCGCGATGACAGCCTTTTACCTCCTGGTCTATTATCTGTCAGGAGCCGCTTATGTTCTGTTTGGTCCGGCTGCTGTGTTCCTCATGTACTCCAGGGCCACCATACCTTTGCCAAGGATGATCCAAAAATACTTTTATTATGTGGCCTACCCGGGACATTTTCTGATCATTATCCTGATCAATTCAATTAGATGTCCGGCAACCACTTGA
- a CDS encoding zonular occludens toxin domain-containing protein: protein MISCYEGLPGAGKTYDAMRKLLDNLAQGRRILTNISGPDQEEKQEIIKHFLNLEDSQLKERLVALPNHQITEFWDHTSPGDLVIIDEAQNFFNSRDWQTKTNRAFGKWASEHRHMGVDLILITQNVERIESSVRSLIEFTYRYKKLNMFGNLIKKKYVRFCYYGPTLDQIGQKTCSYDPKIFKCYKSYFKDGTKEIGIEKPANILKHPIFYAIPFVLGLFIYFLSQSSLLSGDLFGTQAISDSIEERRQHALNQGSPPDTPDQEPGYSGQADPLTDYLLVGVINSKKIFKSKIDGSILVTQ from the coding sequence ATGATTTCCTGTTACGAAGGACTTCCCGGTGCCGGTAAAACCTATGATGCCATGCGCAAACTCCTGGACAACCTTGCCCAGGGCAGACGCATTCTAACGAACATCTCCGGCCCGGATCAGGAAGAAAAACAGGAAATCATAAAACACTTTCTCAATCTTGAAGACAGTCAGCTTAAAGAACGCCTTGTTGCCCTCCCAAATCACCAGATTACCGAATTCTGGGACCACACCAGCCCGGGCGATCTGGTCATTATTGACGAAGCCCAAAATTTCTTTAATTCCCGGGACTGGCAAACCAAAACAAACCGGGCATTCGGCAAATGGGCCAGTGAACACCGTCATATGGGCGTTGACCTTATTCTGATCACCCAAAACGTTGAACGTATTGAAAGCTCTGTCAGGTCCTTGATTGAATTCACCTACCGTTACAAAAAGCTGAACATGTTCGGCAACCTGATCAAGAAAAAATATGTCCGTTTTTGCTATTACGGCCCGACGCTTGATCAAATCGGCCAGAAGACCTGTTCCTATGATCCCAAAATATTCAAGTGCTACAAAAGCTATTTCAAGGATGGCACCAAAGAAATAGGCATTGAAAAACCGGCCAATATCCTGAAGCATCCCATATTCTATGCGATCCCCTTTGTCCTGGGCCTGTTCATCTATTTTTTAAGTCAGTCAAGCCTGTTAAGCGGTGACCTTTTCGGCACCCAGGCGATTTCCGATTCCATTGAAGAAAGAAGACAACACGCTTTAAACCAAGGCTCTCCGCCTGACACCCCGGATCAGGAACCAGGCTATTCCGGCCAGGCAGACCCTTTAACCGACTACCTATTGGTGGGCGTGATTAACTCGAAAAAGATTTTTAAATCAAAAATTGACGGATCTATTTTGGTGACCCAATGA
- a CDS encoding DUF2523 family protein gives MIHKIIDFCSNFWGMLTDFINWVLDGILYLLSEIVYLSMDAFFSIIETIISAIDFAQVTALSSFGNWNLLPDQILYILYKLNIAQCLSMLAAACLIRLTLNLIPAAFTRV, from the coding sequence ATGATTCATAAGATAATAGATTTCTGTTCCAATTTCTGGGGAATGCTCACCGACTTTATCAATTGGGTTCTTGACGGCATCTTATACCTGTTGTCCGAAATTGTTTATCTGAGTATGGATGCATTCTTCAGCATCATTGAAACCATTATTTCAGCGATCGACTTCGCCCAGGTGACCGCCCTGTCTTCATTCGGGAACTGGAACCTTTTACCGGATCAAATTTTATATATCCTTTATAAGCTGAACATTGCCCAATGCCTGAGCATGCTGGCCGCAGCCTGCCTGATCCGTTTGACCCTTAACCTTATTCCGGCAGCATTTACAAGGGTATAA
- a CDS encoding ASCH domain-containing protein → MKILHLNLKKKYWEKIKSGEKKYEYRLVTRYWAKRLVGKQYDKILIKLGYPKKDDVTRIIERPYRGWGQLEITHPEFGSDPVQVYAIRVN, encoded by the coding sequence ATGAAAATCTTACATCTTAATCTTAAGAAAAAATATTGGGAAAAAATTAAGTCCGGTGAAAAGAAGTATGAATACCGCCTGGTTACTCGTTATTGGGCTAAACGTCTTGTGGGTAAACAATATGATAAAATTTTAATCAAACTTGGCTATCCCAAAAAAGATGACGTTACCCGTATCATTGAGAGACCATACCGGGGTTGGGGCCAGTTGGAAATAACTCACCCTGAGTTCGGTTCTGATCCGGTTCAAGTTTATGCCATAAGGGTAAATTAA
- a CDS encoding DUF3850 domain-containing protein, whose protein sequence is MMAIQMKIGKPGDGMTYSQSRFKIHLLKVDPEYIHEILVQRNWDFLKDDRDYKIGDILTFQDPNRVCVQRKISDIRKGYDQGVSEGWVFVSLSSACKTMADFCSYLLNKKRQLNGNENLTS, encoded by the coding sequence ATGATGGCCATTCAAATGAAGATAGGTAAACCAGGTGATGGTATGACATATAGTCAATCCCGATTCAAAATTCATTTATTGAAAGTTGATCCGGAATACATCCATGAAATTTTGGTCCAGCGGAATTGGGATTTTTTAAAAGATGATCGAGATTATAAAATCGGTGATATTTTAACATTTCAAGATCCCAATAGAGTATGCGTCCAGCGAAAAATTTCCGACATTCGAAAAGGTTACGATCAAGGTGTTTCTGAAGGTTGGGTTTTTGTTTCTTTGAGCAGTGCATGTAAAACTATGGCAGATTTTTGTTCCTATCTCCTTAATAAAAAAAGGCAATTGAACGGAAATGAAAATCTTACATCTTAA
- a CDS encoding helix-turn-helix transcriptional regulator: MSRENACPCKNQDTYGGIVLMWNIKSDRLTTWAYVCPFRKVKYYFLCKNTNTRAWCQELNCKITTFSMNPSDRLKKIRKKLNLTQELFGKSIGLNRDKIMSLESEKVKLSELHAIAIEYIYNINRNWLLHGIGPMCKNTHNDLIPTQEQIINSPDEANDKNHNFKTTNKGKDAINALLEIEKIDEQTFRRTVADLEFIADKLKEGATPGPLIAVSENKPLGELTKEKDNI; the protein is encoded by the coding sequence ATGTCTCGGGAAAACGCATGCCCGTGCAAAAACCAAGACACCTATGGGGGAATTGTTTTGATGTGGAATATAAAAAGTGATAGGCTGACAACTTGGGCATATGTTTGTCCTTTTAGAAAAGTCAAATACTACTTTTTGTGTAAAAATACAAACACAAGAGCGTGGTGTCAAGAATTAAATTGTAAAATTACAACTTTTAGTATGAACCCATCTGACAGGCTTAAAAAAATCCGTAAAAAATTAAATCTAACACAAGAGCTGTTTGGGAAATCAATTGGTCTAAATAGAGACAAGATAATGAGTCTCGAATCAGAAAAAGTTAAGTTGTCGGAGCTTCATGCAATTGCAATTGAATATATTTACAACATTAATAGAAATTGGCTACTACACGGAATTGGTCCTATGTGTAAAAACACACATAACGATTTAATACCCACTCAGGAACAAATTATCAATTCACCCGACGAAGCAAACGATAAAAACCATAATTTCAAAACTACGAATAAAGGAAAAGACGCAATAAATGCACTTTTGGAAATCGAAAAAATAGATGAACAAACTTTTCGTAGAACAGTCGCTGATTTAGAATTTATTGCAGACAAATTAAAAGAAGGTGCTACTCCAGGACCACTAATCGCTGTTTCAGAGAATAAACCCTTGGGGGAACTTACCAAAGAAAAAGACAATATCTGA
- a CDS encoding YcxB family protein → MPDNTTGWLKYIIVSLGGGLGGMVGDSIFSIIRVLISANIKSGILGEHYYELLEDGILEKTQVNEGISKWEGVLEIVERGDYLIIKVSSYHFHVIPKRSFPDESEYKSFKHMACSLWQKAQKCVEDNKSIDI, encoded by the coding sequence GTGCCCGATAATACGACTGGCTGGCTAAAGTATATAATTGTTTCGTTGGGTGGTGGGCTTGGAGGAATGGTAGGAGATTCGATCTTTTCTATTATTCGGGTATTGATTTCAGCAAATATTAAAAGTGGCATTTTGGGTGAGCATTATTATGAACTTTTAGAAGACGGTATTCTTGAAAAAACTCAGGTGAATGAAGGCATATCAAAATGGGAGGGTGTTTTAGAAATAGTTGAAAGGGGGGATTACCTTATTATTAAGGTATCAAGCTACCATTTCCATGTGATTCCAAAACGTAGCTTTCCTGATGAGTCTGAGTATAAATCTTTCAAACATATGGCCTGCTCTTTATGGCAAAAGGCACAAAAATGCGTTGAGGACAATAAGAGTATCGATATATAA
- a CDS encoding BrnT family toxin — MKIEYDPNKNQWNIKNRGICFDRAADLDWASAQIIEDVRNDYPERRFVATAFLEIRLHILCFTPIEGGIRVISFRKANKREVRRYEQVFNR; from the coding sequence ATGAAGATTGAATATGACCCAAATAAAAATCAATGGAATATCAAAAATAGGGGGATTTGCTTTGATCGTGCGGCTGATCTTGATTGGGCTTCGGCACAAATTATAGAAGATGTTCGTAATGATTACCCAGAAAGACGTTTTGTTGCCACTGCTTTTCTGGAAATACGATTGCATATTCTGTGCTTTACTCCCATTGAAGGCGGCATAAGGGTCATAAGTTTTCGGAAAGCAAATAAACGGGAGGTTAGGAGATATGAACAAGTCTTTAACAGATGA
- a CDS encoding BrnA antitoxin family protein, producing MNKSLTDETGEVRELTTKDFKSMKSISDFPELQGLVKKGRPKKDNPKKSTTIRLDAEVLDFFKARGKGWQTEINNVLQDYVDSQSA from the coding sequence ATGAACAAGTCTTTAACAGATGAAACCGGCGAAGTCAGAGAACTGACCACCAAAGACTTTAAATCAATGAAGTCCATAAGCGATTTCCCAGAACTACAGGGACTTGTAAAAAAAGGCCGTCCAAAGAAGGATAACCCGAAAAAATCGACCACCATCCGGCTCGACGCTGAAGTTTTAGATTTTTTTAAAGCACGCGGTAAAGGCTGGCAGACTGAAATCAATAATGTTCTCCAAGATTATGTTGATTCCCAAAGTGCGTGA
- a CDS encoding ATP-binding protein, translated as MTNDDSIQMQLQKISATLGSNIERYHERLHELRRLSQILFTEIRADEHDIKAWFDEDGFGIDKDGFWLSLPQLKAFRENRAPGNIISYSWHPDLVSNKNACFRMYALRNIGPLLKEIWHSLPETAWIYYQDITNTALQFPYIDQIRAITPDFDWRTYHTFQSVCPQNNPKAEIQWTQPTIDYAGEGLILSVSIPVKVQNQFLGLWSIDLPMISLYPEYIFDTLLEGQVNFIVDQAGNLVAHPQIETRIDSKKGSIFQTHFHELDSGFKSLSPRELLRKKSGHFVLKPETASELMGYYQAIEGVRWLLFCIFPRQSMEHVIDQKIKTAFERIKTGDFSYRLNGLSDVKHSKIIADGFNEMAGALENQAEKQKKMLKEKELLEERIRHYQKMEAIGTLAGGIAHDFNNILFPIQGYAEMFLDDFPPNDPKYEMAQEIFQAASRAKSLIEQILTFSRQGAMKNQIVSLQSILKEALKLLRSTIPKNIVIRQHVMSECKPVFADPTNLHQVIMNLCTNAFHAVQDKEGTIDVALEEISLTADGQYGIAGLPSGDYICLTVSDTGCGMDKNTLEQIFDPYFTTKKEGKGTGLGLSIAYGIIKNLNGDIKVYSEPDKGTTFHVYIPVTSNEQNQDPGENINIVKGTERILLVDDEGSIAQMGKAVLEKYGYRVSAFTSSIEALNAFEKDPASFDLLLTDMTMPDMTGDKLIQKIKRIRHNIPAIICTGFSENISNGDYADKGADGFLMKPVALHKLTGEIRKQLDKTKVI; from the coding sequence ATGACAAACGATGATTCCATTCAAATGCAACTCCAGAAAATCAGCGCAACGTTAGGTTCAAATATCGAGCGCTATCATGAACGCCTGCATGAACTAAGAAGGCTGTCCCAGATACTGTTCACTGAAATCCGGGCTGATGAACATGATATAAAAGCGTGGTTTGATGAAGACGGATTTGGAATTGATAAAGACGGTTTCTGGCTGAGCCTACCTCAATTAAAGGCCTTTCGGGAAAATCGTGCGCCCGGGAATATCATCTCCTATTCCTGGCACCCCGATTTGGTCAGCAATAAAAATGCCTGTTTTCGCATGTATGCGCTGAGAAATATCGGTCCGTTGCTCAAAGAGATATGGCACAGTTTACCGGAGACCGCATGGATTTACTATCAGGATATAACCAACACCGCTTTGCAATTCCCATATATTGATCAAATAAGGGCCATCACGCCGGATTTTGACTGGCGTACCTATCATACATTCCAATCTGTATGCCCCCAAAACAATCCAAAAGCAGAGATTCAGTGGACACAACCGACCATTGATTATGCCGGAGAGGGCTTAATTTTATCCGTTTCGATTCCTGTAAAAGTCCAAAACCAATTTTTGGGTTTATGGAGTATTGATCTGCCCATGATCAGCCTTTATCCGGAATATATATTTGACACGCTTCTTGAAGGACAGGTCAATTTCATAGTGGACCAGGCAGGAAATCTGGTGGCGCATCCACAGATTGAAACCCGGATTGACTCGAAAAAAGGCAGCATTTTTCAAACCCATTTTCATGAGCTTGATTCGGGATTCAAATCATTGTCACCCCGGGAATTGCTGAGAAAAAAAAGCGGACACTTTGTGCTTAAACCGGAAACGGCATCTGAGTTAATGGGATATTACCAGGCAATCGAGGGGGTTCGCTGGCTTTTATTTTGTATTTTCCCCCGCCAATCAATGGAACATGTCATTGATCAAAAAATCAAAACGGCCTTTGAGCGAATTAAAACCGGAGATTTTTCATATCGGCTCAATGGATTATCGGATGTTAAGCACAGCAAAATTATTGCTGACGGATTTAACGAAATGGCCGGCGCACTGGAAAACCAGGCTGAAAAACAGAAAAAAATGCTAAAAGAAAAAGAACTGCTTGAAGAACGGATACGGCATTATCAAAAAATGGAAGCCATCGGCACATTGGCCGGCGGCATTGCCCATGATTTCAACAACATTTTATTTCCCATTCAGGGCTACGCTGAAATGTTTTTGGATGATTTCCCCCCCAATGACCCGAAGTATGAAATGGCCCAGGAAATTTTCCAGGCAGCATCCAGGGCAAAGTCGCTTATCGAACAAATTCTGACCTTCAGTCGTCAAGGTGCAATGAAAAATCAAATCGTATCGCTCCAAAGCATCCTGAAAGAAGCTTTGAAATTATTGAGATCGACGATTCCAAAGAATATTGTGATTCGCCAACATGTCATGTCCGAGTGCAAGCCTGTATTTGCCGATCCCACAAATCTTCACCAGGTAATTATGAATCTTTGCACCAACGCGTTTCATGCTGTTCAGGACAAAGAGGGAACCATTGATGTTGCTTTAGAGGAAATCTCGCTCACCGCGGACGGGCAGTATGGCATTGCCGGCTTACCCTCTGGAGATTACATCTGCCTGACAGTGTCCGATACAGGGTGCGGTATGGATAAAAACACTTTGGAGCAGATATTCGACCCCTATTTTACGACAAAAAAAGAGGGAAAAGGGACCGGATTAGGCCTTTCAATTGCGTATGGCATTATAAAAAATCTTAATGGAGATATTAAAGTATATTCAGAGCCCGATAAAGGCACAACCTTTCATGTTTACATACCGGTTACCAGCAACGAGCAAAATCAGGATCCAGGAGAAAACATCAACATTGTCAAAGGGACAGAACGCATACTGCTGGTGGATGACGAAGGCAGTATCGCACAGATGGGAAAGGCCGTGCTGGAAAAATACGGTTATCGTGTTTCGGCATTTACCAGCAGCATTGAGGCGTTGAATGCTTTTGAAAAAGATCCCGCATCCTTTGATCTGTTGCTCACGGATATGACCATGCCGGACATGACAGGAGATAAATTAATACAGAAGATCAAACGAATTAGGCATAATATTCCCGCCATTATTTGCACAGGATTCAGTGAAAATATTTCTAACGGCGATTACGCAGACAAAGGTGCAGACGGATTTCTTATGAAACCGGTTGCCCTACATAAACTGACTGGTGAAATCCGAAAACAGCTGGATAAAACTAAAGTCATTTAA
- a CDS encoding protein-glutamate O-methyltransferase CheR: MNSILFKRSELTELKSLVYKTCGINLHEGKLELLKSKVAKRMRMTQMNVQDYLSHLRSNEREVIEFIDTITTNHSFFYRENKSIEHIVKQFGAHPKREVKHFKVWCAACSTGDEPYTTAVQLKGLGVTFSILATDISHSVLEVAQKGIYKNDKVKQVPLAILHRYFQKGTGKYKGYLKVKKEIQQHITFKKFNLIADRIPRSDFDAVLCRNVMIYFNNQTSESVVDKLYKALNTGGFFAIGNAESLMNMKHAFKSVAGIPSLYVK, encoded by the coding sequence ATGAATTCTATACTGTTTAAACGAAGTGAACTGACCGAATTAAAATCACTTGTATATAAGACATGCGGCATCAATCTCCATGAGGGAAAGCTTGAATTATTAAAATCCAAGGTTGCCAAGCGTATGCGCATGACCCAGATGAATGTCCAGGACTACTTATCCCATTTGAGGTCAAATGAACGCGAAGTCATCGAATTTATCGATACGATTACAACCAATCACTCTTTTTTTTACCGGGAGAATAAAAGTATTGAACACATCGTGAAACAGTTCGGCGCTCACCCCAAACGTGAGGTAAAGCATTTCAAAGTCTGGTGCGCCGCATGTTCCACCGGAGATGAACCCTACACCACGGCCGTCCAATTAAAGGGGTTGGGTGTCACGTTTTCCATCCTGGCCACAGATATATCCCATTCCGTGTTGGAGGTTGCCCAAAAGGGAATATATAAAAATGACAAGGTCAAACAGGTTCCCCTGGCGATCCTGCATCGTTATTTCCAGAAAGGAACCGGAAAATATAAAGGATACTTAAAAGTAAAAAAAGAGATACAACAGCACATCACCTTCAAAAAATTCAATTTGATCGCAGACCGCATCCCCCGCTCGGATTTTGATGCCGTTTTATGTCGAAACGTAATGATCTATTTTAACAATCAAACCAGTGAATCCGTCGTGGATAAATTATACAAAGCCCTTAATACCGGCGGTTTTTTTGCCATCGGCAACGCTGAAAGCCTTATGAATATGAAACATGCGTTTAAATCTGTGGCAGGGATCCCCAGTCTTTATGTAAAATAG
- a CDS encoding response regulator, giving the protein MMENKKILIVDDERPILRLLSQLFTKAGYDVSTAENAQDALKIIEESNIMVMFFDLNMPVMNGMELCKKVKSLKPMSIIYAITGYASLFQLSECLDVGFEDYFKKPVNVSTLLRTAESAFEKVNRWKKM; this is encoded by the coding sequence ATGATGGAAAATAAAAAAATATTAATCGTTGATGACGAGCGCCCCATTTTAAGATTGCTGTCTCAATTATTTACCAAGGCAGGTTACGACGTTTCCACCGCGGAAAATGCCCAGGATGCACTAAAAATTATCGAAGAGAGTAACATCATGGTCATGTTTTTTGATTTAAATATGCCCGTGATGAACGGTATGGAATTATGCAAGAAGGTGAAAAGCCTCAAGCCCATGTCCATCATCTATGCCATTACCGGCTACGCCTCTTTATTTCAACTGTCGGAATGTCTTGATGTCGGGTTTGAAGATTATTTTAAAAAGCCCGTGAATGTATCGACGCTGCTGAGAACGGCAGAATCGGCATTTGAAAAAGTCAACCGCTGGAAAAAAATGTAA